AGAATGATAAAGTTACATATTGGCTTTCTGTAGTTTGCAACGCCCTTTTCATTAATTGGGTACGTGTGTTAATAGAGCATTTTCACACATTGCATACAAAAACAAgtcatgatattattttatgctCACTAAACTGAATTCAGAAGAACATCAAATATATACTTATaaataactagatggtacgctcgcttcgctcgcgtaccatctaggtcgtgcccacagatggttctcgaatacacagtaatttcagggtaaaaaatctggcgatttcaaatgcacgttccacaggactataatacattgtcgtttacagaaacgaataagtagacacaatgatttatgtagtcaaccaaaattagcaccctgggaattacttccgaaagagaaacttaccacaaaatgagtccaaattttttattcatttaaagaaacccaattagggttgagggatgggaaagaggataggtacaaagaggaacaatttttaaatatattctttatctacgtcagtaacgaaatattgttttcattttttataggcctataaataatataccactaacggtgactaaatatagtaaaacatttgcgatttaatacaccactacgacgtttatatttttttgtaattattaattaatgcaaacgttgagaagTAACTGTCAGtaaaaaagtttatttgtatattacgtgtttatatatctaacagtagagcctacccataatcactgtaataaagtttatttgtatatatttttttacatctaacagtattcacagtaaaaaatgtttgtatatatttttttacatctaacagtattcacaaatgttcgattcaaatgacgaccaaaaatagttaataggtatttgcagtactgtattgtcaaagtattgcaagtttattctccaagggctcataaatttacctacttgcgttaaaccaaactggcagactgagagattggaatgttccattcatcgcaaatcaatacatttgtaaaaacgtaaattaaatctatcaaaatagtattttttaaagaaaatcggcctgtcttcaacattatgatgctgtactcgagcagttcaaccggttttcagctattaaaaacaattatcgtaggaggagataggaaaatgcgaagcgtcctcgtattattgtgtgcgggtttttttcaagttggacatccattagacagtgtataccacgatcggaaaacacccctatttggggcaaatcgttgaacctaaattcgttttaatcgtcaataactaattatctaactcaatttaattagtaaacagggttacatcaggtggttaaaatcattaccgaaagtacgaaccaactttatataccattgagtaaaaattctagaagtaaggcgcgatttaccgaattttgcccttacgtaaatttatatatagaaactgaaaaaaaaatgaattagtagtttctataattataaattgctttaaaaaatgatttggGATTTACACTACCCATCTGACTATACATACACCTAAATACCTTATCCAACATGAATACAGTGTTTAAACAGCGCATAATACTATGCCTTTGTAGATTCATTCCATAACATAGTTTCATTCCATTAAAACTACAATAGTAACATTATCGTATAACCTATATAACCTACCactttttttaatagaataaaCAGAATGCTATcatctttttttaaactatttaatacaCAATAACATCTACCCGTCTATGATAGTGCAGCCTATCAATCACAGCTAAAGACACATTGTACACCTTTTTGTGTCTTATTATCCAATGCCTTTCAACACAAGGCACAAGACACAAGAAACCACCTATATTATTCTACTTGAGTTCGCTAGATCATCATATAAAAGTGCATTATGATGGGATCAGATTTTCTTTTGtcctttattaataattataatattgacaaCCATTCTGATGTGTGTTAATGGTTGTGCAGAGAGATGATAATACAATTGTCACAGCTTGAATAAGGTGACAGggagaaaattaaatgaaaacctTTCTCAATAATATATATCTGCTCAAATGCTGGATTATaatgagtttttaatattaaatgtgtctatataatttattgtttgtcaAGTAGGTCTTTTCCCACACTGATGTTTAATGTGAAATGCTTAAATGTATTCAGAGTGAGATCTGACAATgtaaattatcttaattaaaatcatttacattaaaaactttaaattgtatttatatttttgtgctGTTCTTAAAATACAATTGCAGTCTACCAAATCATGGAGCTACAATATAAAGGTCAATGAGACTAAAAACTGTTAACTTATGATGTACACAGcctatttaatactttgttgaaatgCCATTTTAGACATTTTTAACCATTCATTCATTTAGTGCAATTTATAAAACTTCACCAAAAGTTTTACAATGGTCAGATgtgttttgattatttatattacttatAACATATTAATACCAAAATATATAGATAGTTACAATATAATAGCGGTGAAAAACATCATGCTTgcacaataaatattaaaatatgttttttttttttaaaaataataaatataggcctaaagaacatttaacattaacaatattcaATAATGTATATCTTCACTGGGTaaattttttattatgattatgattaaattaaataatctaacaatataatattaaaaaatatttttaattgcacCACAATTATTAATAGTCATGCTTCTACTGTGCATTGCTAAAGAGGTTTGTTGTATGACATATTATAATCTATTTTTGTAGGATGGAAATTCACCGCTCTTGTTAGCTGCATTCTTTGGTCAAACTGCATGCTGTATGATATTAGTTGATGCTGGTTCTAATGTGAACCAACAAAACAATGTAAGttgtatacacagtatatctagTAATTTCACATAATTATGCATGTATTATTGTATCGTATTGTAAATATCACAGTGTATGCAGGTATACAGTATTACACAATACTGTGAGGATTATACTATTTGCTGCACCTAGCCCCTCACCCTTTCGCTCCATCACTAGGACAGAAtaatcttgattttttttaccatattataATCCAAGTTGATCAACTACCACCATTCAATCCTGAATGTTAAATGTTCTTTAGGTCTAAATAGTGCATTCTATTTGTGTACCACACTCCATGCAAACTTCCTATATCTGTACCTGGCTGGTGCCATGATATTATTGTAGGTATTATTGATTCCACTGTAAATTCACCAACCTATTTATAGAATCTTAAagcaaaaagtatataaaaccatagagatattgagttaaaaccaaatattttatcttttgaTTCAAAAAGATTTGatgtaaaatagtttaaaaagcTAACAAGAAGCTTTTATATTAGcattataatgaataaaattgtaAGGTGAATCAATCATAAAGTATTATAACTGATATCCAAGTATACCATTTATATCGTCTGCAATTTGCAAAGTATATTGAAATTTCACTAAAGAACTTTGTCCTTTAAATGAAAAGGTTTTTTCTCTCCAGATATCTTGCTAACTAAATATGCTCTTTTTGTATTCAGTAaatataatcaatcaatataatcAATCAAATGATAGATAAGTATTGGTAAACATTCAATAGGTTTTGattatatcatttataaatCATCCATGTTTCGTAAATGAAATTGGAGAGTTTTTACTAAAGGGTTGTATGtacaatcaaaatataatattcacaGTATTAGTACAGCTTGTGCACTTTCACTTTTTTCAAGAATGGAGACAATGCTCTGCATATGATTGCTCGATCAAAGCTTACTTATGAAGAACACAAAAATGCCTTTGTGTTCTTCATAAAGGAAGGACGTATAGACATTAGCAAGAAAAATAAGGTTAGTTTGTTATTAAGTACTGCaatgcaattattttaataataaagtttagttctattccttttttttttaagttatataaaatataacaaatagaaacaaaaaggtttattattatctgttgatatcaagtttgcggtacaccatgtttattagttctgaaaaaaactgttgagtttcttgacgtttcgatcaatatgctttgatcgtcctcaggagaattatcattgaaaatattacagGCTATTTTCTTCTTGTCTAACCCTCGAAGCAGTCTATTGCCCATCCACCTTCTCACATGTTCCTGTATATTTTTTTGATGGAATAATTAATTacagaaatattaaaatgaatatagtatatatttatagttattaacatttattttttatttttccattaCAGTATTCACATTGTATTGTTAAATTTCAAATCTAAACATTGAATGGTTTAATTAACAGCATGCTTccattatttttacttttagtcTCATATTTTACTGTAAACTGAAGTATacgttatataaataaatacatataatataaatattgaaactACATTAAGTATTTgttctatttttctttaaattatagttGTTGACATAtcatttgatattaaatttatCTTCTCAGTTGCtcatcattaacatttatttcagtTGCAGGTTACTTTTGGACTATTAGTAAGCTACATGATTTagacaaaaaataatttattttgttcaaattCTTTCAGAGCATGTATTTAATTAGTTTAGATCTAATGGCATGTGTGGTTATTATATGGCTTATGAAATGATTTTGGCCCAAAAACCccataaatatttcatttcgGCTGATTTCACATCGTGCCTGGATTAACGTGTCCAGCACCCTGAGAAAAATATCGTGGAAAATGGGTTTAGTAATATTAATGCATAAAATCGCACTGAGTGGAAGTAGATTTAGTCCATAGTGGAATCCAAGATATGGCCAATAGTAAAGTTATTgacagggaacattttcgccagtgtagcgtagcaaaaagctatacaaaacaaccttattgctacacattttgaaaattgtgtagcaaaaaatacaatacaaaactatgtttctcgacttaaaaatcattttgattagcaatattgctaaacaaaatttttaaatgaaaattttccctgatTGACCTTTGAAATATCTAGAATTTGCATAactattatgaaatatatttatttagtctgtcataatttgatttttttaatggcCAGGGTTATTTaacctattagtattatttagtTTGGCTTATCTTTTGGTTTAGTATGTTCTTgcaaattatgaaattaagctgaattttaaattttttttttaaagagtagCTGAGGGATTTATCAGAACTAATTATGCTTATAACTAGAATTgctaatattgttattttaaatcaCAAACACTTTGATTGTCAGAATGGAGAGTCTGCATCTGATATctataatgaaaatgtgtgCGATAAATACGATGGTGAACAGAAGAAAACAGAAATACTTGCAATTTTGAATGGTAAGTTAAAAAACACATTGTTCAAAGCATgaacttctaaaaatagaattaaTGATCACTTTTTATCCTGTAGTATTTGTAGTTAGTCATataatcaaacaaattaaaaaatatgatttaaaaaaaaagtagattGATTCAAATAGCGGCTCATCTCAACTACTGTCATGTTGGTACAGGGTATGTTGAGACTAACAGCGTTAGGCTTGTTATCCAACACATGGTGTATGGTACTTCATTGCATGGAAATGTGTAATATGGTTTCAGTTGTGCATTTTATCCTGTCTTCCATTTCGTGTGCTACTAATTCTGTTATAAATATCTACATGTTGGTCCCAaaggtaatttaaaaatatgtttgtcCTTTATATCCTACATTATTTCCAATCTGTAATTCTGCACTGAAAAGCTTGATATACACATTCATTTTACTTGTTTAGGTGGACCTTTACCTTACATCGAAATGACATCGTCAGGTATGAATATTCTTCAATTTCAATGCCCCACAATAGGGCTATTGTTTCCAAATCTATCAAAAaggaattaaaaaattaatattggtCTATAGCATTAGGTATCTTTTATGTTCTATTTGTTATGGAGAAGTTTGGTATTCacaatatctataaataaactGCTTGTAAAAGttacttaaatattattttacataagaaatataaaaaaatatatttttttttagaaaataaagaGTTTATCATGATTgaactttaattttatttacaaattataaaacaacTACACTATAGACAAAGtgaacattttacaaaattacatttGGGTAATTTAGATCTACAGTAGACATTGAGAAGGGTAGGTGgaatcaaacaaacaaattactaatattttaggatttattaaaatattttataaacagtataatatatatatcttattttatttagatattaCAATCAAAGAATTATTATACATTGCCAATAACACCTACAATAAAAGGCAACTAATAGCAGCTAATCTTGGAATGACACAAGAAGATATAAATTCATTTGAACTACCAGATAAAAGCACACTTCAAAGGACTTACAACATGTTGAACACATGGGCAGTTAAGGTTACTAAGAAGTCCATGCGTTCAGAACTGGTTGCAGCTCTCAGGAAAGCTGAGGAAAAAGATGTGGCTGATAAAATTGAAAGTAAGTAAATAAAACCATAAGATAGCCTTCAGAATGACTGAACTCTCTAATTTATAAGGTTCTTAAAGGCTTTGTAACGATATTCtgtgtgtttataataataaataaaaaaaacttttgaaATATGCAGAAATGTCTAAGTCTAAATGTTGGTCGCATTTGTGAGAATCGGCTTTAATAAGCCTATGTGTTGGCATATACCTTATTAGTACCACATATTTATCAAACCAATTGTTATAAAATCTTTGCATTTGATGGAAATCTATCATCTGTTTTTCGTGAGGTATTGCTGAAGTATTTTATTCTATATACATTATACCTTCATCATTGTACTCTGCTTAATTTATTTAAGTAATGATTGAGGTATACATAAGACAGTCTTAGTGCATATTAAACTGTTCAATTTATAAAGAGTATTAATTGCTATCCTgtggtatacaaacaaacagGAAGTTATacaaatagttattttaccttttattgtgtttttaagATGTGCATGTTCCAGAGGAGATATTGGCACGAGGACCTGATGCGGTGAAAGCTTTTCAAAATGCACTTGAAGAAGGACAAACAGAGTTTAATCAAGGAAGAACTATTTTTGTAGGACTTGAGAATGTGGGAAAAACGTCTACTATCAATTCTCTTTTAAGAAAAGAGTAAGCATATACTTTATATCAATTATTACATACCACTTAAACTGTTACATACAGTTGTTAACTGGATCAATTACAACAATAACCCATACATTTTTTCTGAATAGTTTCAATTTATTTCaccataaaataatatcaaaatacataGCAAATATTGATGAGAGTGACCATCAAAGCAAAGCTCGTATTCCAGTCACCCATACACATAGCTAGCCAATGGcttaaatatcttattttattggGACCCTTATAAGTAATCTAACCATAAATAATCTAAATATCACAATGTAAATGAGTAAGAATATAGTTGATTAAAATTTACTATTATTGAAATTGTTGTTTGATTAAAGTATTTGGCCCTTTAGTGTTCTGGGTATGTTGAGGgtttaaaacaagattttaatgCAACGTAAAAACAATGTAATTGCAGTATACCAtcaaattattttctgttttattataatgcaaacattcttttataattatataatgtcattttgtcagGTTTAATCCATTGCATATAATAACAGATGCAATGGTTAAAACAACGGTGTGTACACCAGATGCCAGTAACAAAGAAATGTTGAAAGAAACAACGCAGGATATTTGTAAGTATACACTTTATTCAGATACATGCTGCAACCAAAATagatgatttatttatattttttaatttatttttataattatttaggcaaattgccaaggataaccataagcgaattaattcactatccttcttaaaggtagCAATcatgttcacaagacaaacatacacaagtcacataaacaaagtcttattacaagtctttgagaggggagttgtaatttgtcctgacttatgacaggacttgaacccaggacccttgaattggtagccaagcatcataaccaccaaaccacaactccactccaaattTAAAATTCACCCTGACTTATGCACTGTCATGTCACAActtgttttattatgttttatttttttatcaaataattgtTGTTCTCATGTCATTGTAAATCAATTTAATAGACACTCTAGGTTTAATATTTGGGTGACAATTTGCGACTAGTTCTTGCACACAAAATACTTTGATATTTCATAAATGCATGGAGAAAACCACTACCATATAAACATACAagttatttaaattcaatttgaggataaattagtttttaaattattgcaacAACATCATAAAAATGGTTTCAAAGTTTCTATCCTTTTAAAAACCAATATATACAtgattttattaacatttttaatttaaaagcttTAGACAATATGTATCAGGATGCTGTCACTGATGTCACAGTTAaacacattttgaaaagtcCACGCCATACAAAAGGATGCACACCAAGAGCAGGACCATCAAAGCAGGAAACACAATCTGGTAAAAGATTTTAATGAAAGTTAattcaaatttactttaaaaatgtctttattgttattgtaatctgctgtaaaataaatttaaaagtataaacaTAAAAGGCACAAAATACCAATCAATATAAAATTGGTACAAAAGagatttatataaatttaatataaaagttTTGATAAAAGACAGGTTTATACAGCATTTTGCTGTGATTACTGCTGTGACATTTGAATTCAAATAGAGAATACAAAAGATACACATATTATAATGATGATGGCAAATCGGATCAGGTTGGAATCGGCAAAAAAAGATTACACTAACCTTTGTTCTTGCCAAGTTAATTTGATTCTAAAACATAATGATGAATGCTAATAACAAGGTAGCATCTTTAATTATATCAACACATTTTTCAGAAAGTAGACATGAGAAAAACCCCACAGGAGCATCAACATCAAAACAGGAAGCCAAATCTGGTGAAACATCAACAAGTTCAAATACAATGCCAAGTCCACAAAAAGagggtaaatatttattttgaaatgtgtTTGATTGTGCTGTTCATACATATTAATGATATCAGAAATAAAGACTAAAATGCtaaatattgaaatgattaaaatggacctgaaatggactttcgattttcaagaaattcacacgttatttaaatgtatcaaattaacacaagcccatacaaataaaaacaaaatgtatagtatttggCTGGAGTGTCCATCGGAAGCCTTAGCATATGTCCGGTccatttgtattttcttttccCTATTATGTTTGACCATTTTAGTTCTTTCGTTCTGCTGTATAGTTCTATATTTACCTGTTTACCTgttgaataaccgtttatacggtaattttatttttttttaaattctaaatacatTTCTGCAAAAGCACAagcatttttttgaaaatactccatagatttcaagagttatagccaaaaaactgcaaattgtccattggttggaatatattcgcaaagtgacgtcaccggcgaatttttttgattttcaaatggggctttccccaaaaggccgaatttatattttgtaacaatatacattataGCAACaactaatagcccccaaaacatcattctaaaatgaacaaaatcgaaaatccatttcaggttgATTGTGCTGTTCATACATAATAATGATATCAGAAATAAAGACTAAAGTGCtaaatattgaaatgattaaaGGAGCGGAAATTTAATCATAATCATCAGTGTCTGCTAATGAACATATATTATCGAGTTACTTTGTCAGTTAAtactaatatttgtatattgtatgaCACTGCTGTGTAATCTATTCAACTTGCAGTACAATGTGGTTAAATAAACTCATCACTAAACCATTGATTGGAAAGGATAAGGTTTAGAAtacttaagagccattgtctgtaagaatcaaagaaatatcaaaaagagtggcagactcaaaaaatggatttctttcaaattttgcacatggctatatatgtgttgagagaaatcaaatatgaagtatttattttttcacacgtatatttccatggcaacggccaaatttgtgtttttgacaaattttgtccttttttaaggttttttaaaatggatattggtactactttgatgaacgatatttttgttttgttcatttaattataaaaaataattagtgtatgcataataacaatgcattgtgtacctgtttcaaattttttaatttttttttatttcatactttgggagataccatttatttaaaaaggggtgtttttcactttttttaaattgttcaatgcaactaaactttacttcaccataacgcccaaagtggtgtatttttttagctgatttattacaaataggtagttctaatgtttaataattgatttctaaaataaaatactggggtaaatttaaaatctgcaagcagtgttgcgagaaacataggcatttttattttaaaaaaacatggtatattagtaaaaacattttattttctttgattatttgatttgaaactcattggtcagaaaaattcttaatgttttatatagttctagttgtgttgtgagaaaaaaaattaatttttaattatagattctgtaattcccagttttaatgtcattttataggttatatcctctggaaatttgaataaattatcagatcgttgtgaattttaatctttgcaacagattactcctctcttattttgaagctcctctttcatttgtttacttcttttatttgctaacctaagcagatcccacatgcccatccaccaccactttcgactaccacccccccccccacccccaccacgactataaccacaaaaagataaactgcaacactttggtcgatcatccactataaagtgtcaaatgcatgcatttcaagcaccacccacactaCCGCTACTATCGCTCcaatgaatagacggattcaaattcctccatcccaccccctccccctttctccaagcccccacccaccccaagttaaaaattgcaatgcaaaagataggacataaagttaagtttt
This is a stretch of genomic DNA from Antedon mediterranea chromosome 3, ecAntMedi1.1, whole genome shotgun sequence. It encodes these proteins:
- the LOC140044188 gene encoding uncharacterized protein → MRTQQGELSIQDDGDTPLIEAAHQGFHEVCLVLLNKGADVNHQNENGWTALHSAAANGHPACCSLLVNAGAGVNVSEEDGNSPLLLAAFFGQTACCMILVDAGSNVNQQNNNGDNALHMIARSKLTYEEHKNAFVFFIKEGRIDISKKNKNGESASDIYNENVCDKYDGEQKKTEILAILNGGPLPYIEMTSSDITIKELLYIANNTYNKRQLIAANLGMTQEDINSFELPDKSTLQRTYNMLNTWAVKVTKKSMRSELVAALRKAEEKDVADKIENVHVPEEILARGPDAVKAFQNALEEGQTEFNQGRTIFVGLENVGKTSTINSLLRKEFNPLHIITDAMVKTTVCTPDASNKEMLKETTQDISLDNMYQDAVTDVTVKHILKSPRHTKGCTPRAGPSKQETQSGKRF